One window of Chryseobacterium sp. JJR-5R genomic DNA carries:
- a CDS encoding lanthionine synthetase LanC family protein, translating to MSIIDNEAIGNIIDHKEKKDLLEFLNKICSQLASLTPKNWEDQYQKNNNFITYTAPESLCSGYSGIILIMTEFYHLGIISLDKIETMVNDLLAYCRQNPSQDYSLYTGRSGVIYTLIQLFEITNDHKYLNYSLELIEPYNIEEFVNSAYTSDYIFNGRVGTLLTFVNLYHLTGDKKVLEYISLIYLKLLNRCEVSENGISWKEYEEINIKNSVGFAFGAAGIRYSLQTINSISENAGINYIIKNIDQYIHSHWNEQQNNFENLEKDILNNEVFSTFINQYLENKSSLSVPTYENSWSQGLLGILLPWEQYNTSPMPEEALVTLKNTSLFNGLSGIGLFYLKQYKTNNSFSNRLQLESIITSFNKSLTPDDLSGGLLFGELGKVYFFLKLLNNNIDSKNILEPFQYGPIKTNELSFNELTEVRIIILSHFFKRTLDFLQESLPRILSKYLNTEVKNIPETNSFIEFVENVLKNFKGTKIAYQLQDIYLLEKKRYNIKTSDKESNINKYIENFLHKKESLRFLDHDDHWLLQQPAEISKNVHVNHSKWNWTYASDKQFLKQNLQKDADDCEYIIMLNEKNELNEYYLGLESIILSTFRHPIQIEKAINDLKSFLLSQPYENLIVFSRQSGSKDMDDFLERLDFLLIQRVRYFIFSGILSVK from the coding sequence ATGAGTATAATAGATAATGAGGCTATTGGAAATATAATAGATCACAAGGAAAAAAAAGATCTATTAGAATTTCTTAATAAAATATGTTCACAATTAGCATCTCTTACCCCTAAAAACTGGGAAGATCAATATCAGAAAAACAATAATTTCATTACTTATACAGCTCCTGAAAGCTTATGCAGTGGTTATAGTGGGATTATCCTCATTATGACAGAATTTTATCATCTTGGAATTATAAGTCTGGACAAAATTGAAACAATGGTTAACGATTTGTTAGCTTATTGTCGTCAAAATCCCTCACAGGATTACTCCCTTTATACTGGAAGATCCGGAGTGATTTATACATTGATTCAATTATTTGAAATTACTAATGATCATAAATATCTTAATTACAGTCTAGAACTTATTGAGCCATATAATATTGAAGAATTTGTAAACTCCGCTTATACAAGCGACTATATTTTTAATGGTAGGGTCGGGACATTACTGACCTTTGTAAACCTTTATCATCTTACTGGTGACAAAAAGGTCCTTGAGTACATTAGTTTAATTTATCTCAAGTTATTAAATCGTTGTGAAGTTTCTGAAAATGGAATATCTTGGAAAGAATATGAAGAAATAAATATAAAAAACTCTGTAGGGTTTGCTTTTGGAGCAGCAGGTATAAGATATTCACTACAAACCATCAACAGTATTTCAGAAAATGCTGGAATCAACTATATTATTAAAAACATTGATCAGTATATCCATTCACATTGGAATGAACAACAGAATAATTTCGAAAACCTTGAAAAAGATATTTTGAACAATGAAGTATTCTCTACATTTATTAATCAATATCTTGAAAATAAATCCTCACTTTCTGTTCCAACATATGAAAACAGCTGGAGTCAAGGTTTATTAGGTATTTTGCTTCCATGGGAACAATACAATACTTCCCCCATGCCAGAGGAAGCTCTAGTCACACTAAAAAATACATCATTATTCAATGGTCTCAGCGGTATTGGTCTATTTTATTTAAAACAATACAAAACCAATAACTCATTTAGTAATCGGTTACAATTAGAATCCATTATTACAAGTTTTAACAAAAGTTTAACTCCTGACGATCTATCTGGAGGACTTCTATTTGGAGAACTGGGAAAAGTATACTTCTTTTTAAAACTTTTAAATAATAATATTGATTCAAAAAATATACTGGAACCTTTTCAATATGGCCCAATAAAAACTAATGAACTTTCATTTAATGAGCTTACAGAAGTAAGAATTATCATATTATCTCATTTTTTTAAAAGAACTCTGGATTTTTTACAGGAATCACTTCCCAGAATATTAAGTAAATATCTTAATACAGAAGTTAAAAACATTCCGGAAACCAATAGCTTTATTGAGTTTGTGGAGAATGTATTAAAGAATTTTAAAGGAACAAAAATTGCTTATCAATTACAAGACATTTATCTTCTGGAAAAGAAAAGATACAATATTAAAACTTCTGATAAAGAGTCTAATATAAATAAATACATTGAGAACTTTCTGCATAAAAAAGAATCTCTTAGGTTTTTAGACCATGATGACCATTGGTTACTGCAACAACCTGCAGAAATATCAAAAAATGTACATGTAAATCATAGCAAATGGAATTGGACTTATGCTTCAGACAAACAATTCTTAAAGCAAAACTTACAGAAAGATGCTGATGATTGTGAATATATCATTATGCTTAACGAAAAAAATGAATTAAACGAGTATTATTTAGGATTGGAAAGTATCATTTTAAGCACTTTCCGCCATCCGATCCAAATAGAAAAAGCTATTAATGACTTAAAATCTTTTCTTCTATCACAACCTTATGAAAATCTCATTGTATTTTCACGGCAATCGGGATCAAAAGATATGGATGACTTTCTCGAACGGCTTGACTTTTTATTAATTCAAAGGGTCAGATATTTTATTTTTTCAGGAATATTATCTGTTAAATAA
- a CDS encoding DUF6734 family protein, with translation MKIIQSFWTKPTFKNNKINSTDRNKGGWLTKKHNYMSWALSCLQLRKFYEKVELVTDEKGYDILINKLKLPYTNVTVVLDELNHYHPDLWAVGKLHAYKIQTEPFIHIDSDIYIYKPFPSSLETSSLIVQNFEKGFFFYDKVFNELKENFDYVPQVLFDSIEKNNKIISVNAGLFGGNDIEFFKEYTHCAFEFIDRNISHLEKIDIGMFNTVYEQFLFNALAEKLNKTVNPFISDINPSFDGIANFTQVPNTVSFIHTVGFYKGLPTINEILEHRLLNDFPEYYYEIINLLRTKQL, from the coding sequence ATGAAGATAATTCAAAGCTTTTGGACAAAACCAACTTTTAAGAATAATAAAATTAATTCTACTGACAGAAATAAAGGAGGATGGCTTACGAAAAAACACAATTATATGAGCTGGGCTTTAAGTTGTTTACAGCTAAGAAAGTTTTATGAAAAAGTAGAACTAGTTACAGATGAAAAAGGATATGACATTCTAATCAATAAACTTAAACTTCCTTATACAAACGTTACGGTAGTTCTTGATGAACTCAATCACTATCATCCGGATCTCTGGGCAGTTGGAAAATTACATGCATATAAAATACAGACAGAGCCCTTTATTCACATTGATAGTGATATTTATATTTATAAACCTTTTCCTTCATCACTGGAAACATCTAGCTTAATAGTCCAAAACTTTGAAAAAGGTTTTTTCTTTTATGATAAAGTTTTTAATGAGTTGAAGGAAAACTTTGACTATGTTCCTCAAGTCTTATTTGATTCTATAGAGAAAAACAATAAAATAATTTCGGTAAATGCTGGGTTATTTGGAGGAAATGACATCGAATTTTTTAAGGAATATACACATTGTGCATTTGAGTTTATTGATAGGAATATTTCACATTTGGAAAAAATTGATATCGGAATGTTCAATACAGTTTACGAACAGTTTTTATTCAATGCTCTAGCTGAAAAATTAAATAAAACAGTCAATCCTTTCATTTCAGATATCAATCCATCATTTGATGGTATTGCTAATTTCACTCAAGTTCCAAATACAGTGAGCTTTATTCATACTGTAGGATTTTATAAAGGTCTGCCAACAATCAATGAAATTTTGGAACACAGACTTTTAAATGATTTTCCAGAATATTACTATGAAATAATTAATCTACTAAGGACCAAGCAATTATAA
- a CDS encoding PLP-dependent aminotransferase family protein, giving the protein MKKKLNEDLNSIANDTMEFLNEIANSYPSAISLASGRPDSRFFNLEKIDYYINTYLNFISETKKKPLNALLSNLGQYSEASGIINEIVSKYLLVEYGLETAPEDLLINVGTQESLLISVLTLCSKNNDVIIVEDPCYVGIKNYALIAGYEISGVKLNADGMCLETLEKKILKFQEIGKHVKVVYVVSDFQNPSGIRMSVEKRKQIIELAEKYDFFILEDNAYGDFCFVNEMYPTLKKLDKYRRVIYLHTFSKLIYPSVRIGVMVADYRFEDGSRLSNQLKKVKGYTTVNTSSINQAIIAGILIDNNFSLRKYNEKKIENLREKKILTLDALHKCFRTNNEEWCKNVKWNDPEGGFFMVIDLPFDVTEHDVIACAERFEVIFTPMFFFQLDEINTKNIRIAYSNIKEDNIIIAVERLYNFFKNKIENGKTKY; this is encoded by the coding sequence ATGAAAAAAAAACTAAATGAAGATTTAAATTCGATCGCAAATGATACGATGGAATTCCTGAACGAAATTGCAAATAGTTATCCTTCTGCTATTTCTTTAGCCTCAGGAAGACCAGATAGTAGATTTTTTAATCTTGAAAAAATTGATTACTATATCAATACTTACCTCAATTTTATTTCTGAAACAAAGAAAAAACCTCTGAATGCTCTTCTTTCAAACTTAGGGCAGTACAGTGAAGCCAGTGGAATTATCAATGAAATAGTTAGTAAATACTTATTGGTAGAATATGGATTGGAAACTGCTCCAGAAGATCTTCTTATCAACGTAGGGACACAGGAAAGTCTCTTAATTTCAGTTCTTACATTATGTAGCAAAAACAATGATGTTATAATTGTTGAAGATCCCTGTTATGTAGGGATAAAAAACTATGCCCTTATTGCAGGTTATGAGATTTCTGGAGTAAAGCTAAATGCAGACGGAATGTGTCTGGAAACTTTGGAAAAAAAGATTCTTAAATTTCAGGAAATAGGCAAGCATGTCAAAGTAGTATACGTTGTTTCTGATTTTCAAAATCCTTCCGGAATCAGAATGTCTGTTGAGAAAAGGAAACAAATAATTGAATTAGCTGAGAAGTATGATTTTTTTATCCTTGAAGATAATGCCTACGGAGATTTTTGTTTTGTTAATGAAATGTATCCCACATTAAAGAAATTAGATAAGTACCGGAGGGTAATTTATCTGCACACATTTTCTAAACTTATTTACCCTTCTGTGCGAATAGGTGTAATGGTTGCGGACTATAGATTTGAGGATGGAAGCAGATTAAGTAATCAGCTGAAAAAGGTGAAAGGCTATACTACAGTCAATACTTCTTCTATCAATCAGGCTATTATTGCCGGGATTTTAATAGATAATAATTTTTCATTAAGGAAGTATAATGAAAAAAAGATAGAAAACTTAAGAGAAAAGAAGATACTGACTTTAGATGCTTTACATAAATGTTTTAGGACTAATAATGAGGAATGGTGCAAAAATGTAAAATGGAATGACCCGGAAGGAGGTTTTTTCATGGTCATTGATCTGCCATTTGATGTAACAGAGCATGATGTTATAGCCTGTGCTGAGAGATTTGAAGTGATTTTTACACCGATGTTTTTTTTTCAATTAGATGAAATTAACACGAAAAATATAAGAATTGCATATAGCAATATTAAAGAAGATAACATAATAATTGCAGTTGAGAGACTTTACAATTTTTTTAAAAATAAGATTGAGAATGGAAAAACAAAATATTGA
- the hppD gene encoding 4-hydroxyphenylpyruvate dioxygenase, with protein sequence MEKQNIESELHNIKIEFVEFYVGTAKAVVYWHVKALGFKVIAYCGPETGNTEKVSYLITKNDIKLVITSAINPISHHILSYVNLHGDAIKRIGIKVNDITTYFNKSVSKGGIPIEGPQALRGDNGIVEYAVLKLFDDNEIFLIDNSGYFGDFMPGFINVKADWLDIEEENSEICEIDHIACALRINEMFLWENYLNNILASKTIEEYDERKTIDSDKKIGMYLKALQTQNKKINKVLVEPELNKKNQVQLYITENYGSGIQHLAFKTNNIFKTVEVLKRNGVKFNNYPDSYYVSLQQKYPDLDIQDLKKYGILCDVDENSLLLQTFTSPIGDRPTFFYEFIQRVNDYDGFGLNNIQALFEALESEIIK encoded by the coding sequence ATGGAAAAACAAAATATTGAATCCGAACTTCACAATATCAAAATTGAGTTTGTTGAGTTTTATGTTGGAACTGCAAAAGCTGTTGTGTACTGGCATGTTAAAGCATTAGGCTTTAAGGTAATTGCATATTGTGGCCCTGAAACAGGAAATACTGAAAAGGTTTCTTATTTAATTACAAAAAATGACATCAAATTAGTAATTACATCAGCCATTAACCCCATTTCACATCACATACTGTCTTATGTAAATTTACATGGTGATGCAATTAAACGAATTGGTATCAAAGTCAACGATATTACTACTTATTTTAATAAATCTGTTTCAAAGGGAGGAATTCCGATTGAGGGGCCTCAGGCTTTAAGAGGTGATAATGGTATTGTAGAGTATGCTGTTTTAAAGCTATTTGATGATAATGAAATATTTCTGATAGATAATAGCGGATATTTTGGTGATTTTATGCCGGGATTCATAAATGTAAAAGCTGATTGGCTGGATATTGAAGAAGAAAATTCAGAAATATGTGAGATTGATCATATTGCATGTGCTTTAAGGATAAATGAAATGTTTCTTTGGGAGAACTATCTGAATAATATCCTTGCTTCGAAGACTATTGAAGAGTATGATGAAAGAAAAACCATAGATAGTGATAAGAAAATAGGGATGTATTTAAAAGCTTTACAAACCCAAAATAAGAAAATAAATAAAGTATTGGTTGAACCTGAACTCAATAAGAAAAACCAGGTTCAATTGTATATCACTGAAAATTATGGCTCAGGGATTCAGCATTTAGCATTTAAAACGAATAATATCTTTAAGACTGTTGAGGTATTAAAGAGGAACGGCGTAAAGTTTAATAATTATCCCGATTCCTACTACGTATCCTTACAGCAGAAATATCCCGATCTGGATATCCAAGATCTTAAAAAATATGGAATCCTGTGTGACGTCGACGAGAATTCTTTGTTATTACAGACCTTTACATCTCCTATTGGAGACAGGCCAACTTTTTTTTATGAGTTTATTCAGAGAGTTAATGATTATGATGGTTTTGGATTAAATAATATACAGGCATTGTTTGAAGCACTGGAAAGTGAAATCATAAAATAA
- a CDS encoding FAD-binding oxidoreductase translates to MNNIRSGLYELKSIVGAESILPYNESDEHPVEKDYFDTQNPLAVIVPNNADEISNIMKFCYANNLKITIRGGGSSVNGGVMSCGSDIILSLKKLNNIIEINEFERIAVVETGVVTEVLQKEVEKYGLSFPQNISSAGMSFIGGNIAIRSGSPKSFKYGTTANYILNLEVVLPNGEIIWTGKNVKKDSSGYNLTQLFTGSEGTLGIITKAVIKLIPLKKEWLFFIPFSSVSLLYDFIKEVLTLGLNPSSIEFLDAKGFDLVCSYLKDTRMKLDAGSYLWMEFETEVWQSDLPELEIINQLIFKYSDYDVLLAESSREREDLWKYRNKIGESCLDYCEFVDYDFSIPFSVSQEVYEKITTLLDEFNFEGIIVGHIGDGNFHINVFRDRNLSSEDWNSKINQCFIKITSVIVDFGGSIPGEHGVGYLNKKYFNLSVGETQIGIMKEIKKIFDPQGILNFDKIF, encoded by the coding sequence ATGAATAATATAAGATCTGGGCTTTATGAATTGAAATCAATTGTCGGAGCTGAAAGTATATTACCCTATAATGAGTCGGATGAGCATCCTGTAGAAAAAGATTATTTTGACACTCAAAATCCATTGGCAGTTATTGTTCCCAATAATGCAGATGAAATTTCAAATATTATGAAATTTTGTTATGCAAATAATTTGAAAATAACCATTAGAGGAGGAGGAAGCAGTGTGAATGGTGGGGTAATGTCATGTGGAAGCGATATTATTTTATCACTAAAGAAGCTGAATAATATTATAGAGATCAATGAATTCGAAAGAATAGCAGTTGTAGAAACAGGTGTTGTAACAGAAGTATTACAAAAAGAAGTAGAGAAGTATGGATTAAGCTTTCCTCAGAATATCAGCAGTGCAGGAATGAGCTTTATTGGAGGCAACATTGCCATTAGAAGTGGAAGTCCGAAATCTTTTAAATATGGTACAACAGCAAATTATATCCTCAATTTAGAAGTAGTACTTCCTAATGGAGAGATTATATGGACAGGGAAAAATGTTAAAAAAGATTCTTCCGGATATAACCTAACGCAACTTTTTACAGGCAGTGAAGGTACGTTAGGGATAATTACCAAAGCCGTTATTAAACTTATTCCATTGAAAAAAGAATGGCTTTTCTTTATTCCATTTTCATCAGTAAGTCTTCTGTATGATTTTATTAAAGAAGTACTCACATTGGGTCTGAATCCTTCAAGTATTGAATTTTTGGACGCAAAAGGTTTTGATCTGGTTTGTAGTTATCTTAAAGATACAAGAATGAAGCTGGATGCCGGATCTTATCTGTGGATGGAGTTTGAAACTGAAGTATGGCAGTCAGACCTTCCTGAATTAGAAATTATCAATCAATTGATCTTTAAATATTCTGACTATGATGTTTTGTTGGCCGAATCCTCAAGAGAAAGGGAAGATCTCTGGAAATATAGAAATAAAATAGGAGAATCCTGTCTGGACTATTGTGAGTTTGTAGATTATGATTTTTCTATTCCGTTTTCTGTTTCGCAGGAAGTATATGAAAAAATAACAACACTTCTTGATGAGTTTAATTTTGAAGGAATAATAGTTGGACATATTGGCGATGGAAATTTCCACATCAATGTTTTTAGGGATAGAAATTTATCCTCAGAAGATTGGAACTCAAAAATCAACCAATGTTTTATAAAGATAACTTCTGTCATCGTAGATTTCGGAGGTAGTATACCTGGTGAGCATGGTGTAGGTTACCTGAATAAAAAGTATTTTAACCTTTCGGTTGGTGAAACACAGATAGGAATAATGAAAGAAATTAAAAAAATTTTTGATCCTCAGGGCATTTTAAATTTTGATAAAATATTTTAA
- a CDS encoding thioesterase II family protein, which yields MNTTTKILALPFAGGGKHSFYRFAEKVPNFHTLEYPGRGTRFNDPSIDDIELLLEDLLQVILPHINASHKYFLYGHSMGALLAYLISHKIERKGLKLPSKLIVSGKNSPCCARKREKISDLSSDLFWEKLKSYGGISDEIIANEDIRTYYEPIIKSDFKIVENFEYKQMKPLSIPIDVFYGDNEEVEDYEIIKWQDKTCKNVNIKKMKGNHFFIYKHEPYLVQYFNKLQTII from the coding sequence TTGAACACTACAACTAAAATTTTAGCTTTACCTTTTGCGGGGGGAGGGAAACACTCATTTTATCGGTTTGCCGAAAAAGTTCCCAATTTTCATACTTTAGAGTATCCCGGGAGAGGGACTCGATTTAATGACCCTTCTATTGACGATATAGAACTTTTGCTTGAGGATTTATTGCAAGTTATTTTACCTCATATAAATGCTTCCCATAAATATTTTTTGTACGGGCATAGTATGGGAGCGCTACTGGCCTATCTGATATCTCATAAAATTGAACGAAAAGGGTTAAAATTACCTTCTAAACTAATTGTTTCTGGCAAAAATTCTCCTTGCTGTGCAAGAAAACGTGAGAAAATTTCAGATTTATCTTCAGATCTATTTTGGGAAAAACTGAAATCTTATGGCGGAATCTCTGATGAAATTATCGCTAATGAGGACATTCGAACCTATTATGAGCCTATCATTAAATCAGATTTTAAAATCGTGGAAAATTTTGAATACAAGCAGATGAAGCCTTTGTCAATACCCATTGACGTATTCTATGGTGATAACGAAGAGGTAGAAGATTATGAGATTATAAAATGGCAAGATAAAACATGTAAAAATGTTAATATCAAAAAGATGAAAGGAAACCATTTTTTTATATATAAACATGAACCTTATTTAGTTCAATACTTTAACAAATTACAGACAATCATTTAA
- a CDS encoding ATP-binding cassette domain-containing protein — protein MIKISRKRILMLFLFSIPNTIFSFLMLHIINSVVTDGVSIIKEYKGIVFFLMAILSYIFTLLFQKRLIFLSKNFVYDNELKIFQALQKTSLDKIEKLGTERIYSIVEDIRVYIFLPDTMVTALNSFLTLLVYIGYLIYISSFSTVIIVILLISMITCHIIVGKRLSKKVEEIKKFNDKYFKFVEDAIKGFKQFKISKTKTQNLYKKFLRPNREAAKKKDIILSNNFVGINLLSQYGLYFILGTILFVLPALNILEKDKINSFLVVFLFILGPIMTLVSTQEFFTRIFTAEKRIKDFFKDFTEEKELNITSKINHFDKLEVKDLYFEYGDNENNFALQSIDFSINKGEVIFIVGGNGSGKTTFMNVLSGLYKPTNGQILLNNQTIDNNDSNYKDIFSIVFSDSHLFSENYNDFSLSRNSKFSDFLELMKLKNVVKYNDEDFSIPPLSSGQTKRMLLILSLLEETPIILLDEWAAEQDPFFRNYFYKTLLPMLKEEGKTIIAITHDDEYFDIADKVIKFEYGKIL, from the coding sequence ATGATAAAGATATCCAGGAAAAGAATACTTATGCTTTTTCTTTTTTCCATACCTAATACTATTTTTAGCTTTTTAATGCTTCATATCATAAATAGTGTTGTTACAGATGGCGTTTCTATTATTAAAGAATATAAGGGAATCGTCTTTTTTCTAATGGCAATATTATCGTATATATTTACACTTTTATTTCAAAAAAGGCTCATATTTCTTTCCAAGAATTTTGTGTACGACAATGAATTAAAAATATTCCAGGCATTGCAAAAAACGTCTTTAGATAAAATTGAAAAACTGGGAACAGAGAGAATATACAGTATTGTTGAAGATATTAGAGTGTATATATTTTTACCGGATACAATGGTTACAGCATTAAATTCTTTTTTAACACTTCTGGTCTATATAGGATATCTTATTTATATATCGAGCTTTTCTACAGTTATTATTGTGATTCTGCTGATTTCTATGATTACGTGTCACATTATAGTCGGAAAACGACTGTCTAAAAAGGTTGAAGAAATCAAGAAATTTAATGATAAATACTTCAAATTTGTTGAGGATGCTATTAAAGGGTTCAAACAGTTTAAAATAAGTAAAACAAAAACACAGAACTTATACAAAAAATTTTTAAGACCCAATAGAGAGGCTGCAAAAAAGAAAGATATTATACTATCTAATAATTTCGTAGGAATAAATCTTCTTAGCCAGTATGGGTTATACTTTATTTTAGGGACTATTTTATTTGTTTTACCAGCTCTCAATATCCTTGAGAAAGATAAAATAAACTCCTTTTTAGTGGTATTTCTATTTATTTTGGGTCCAATCATGACTTTGGTTTCGACACAGGAGTTTTTTACCAGAATTTTTACTGCTGAAAAGCGTATCAAAGATTTTTTCAAAGATTTTACAGAAGAAAAAGAATTGAATATTACTTCTAAAATTAACCATTTTGATAAATTGGAAGTTAAGGACCTTTATTTTGAATATGGAGATAATGAAAATAATTTCGCATTACAATCTATTGATTTTTCAATTAATAAAGGAGAAGTTATTTTCATTGTAGGTGGAAACGGTTCGGGGAAAACTACATTTATGAATGTCCTTTCGGGGCTATATAAGCCTACAAATGGGCAGATTTTACTGAATAATCAGACCATTGATAATAATGACAGTAACTATAAAGATATCTTTTCAATAGTTTTTTCTGATAGCCATTTATTTTCCGAAAATTATAATGACTTTTCATTGTCTAGAAATAGTAAATTCAGTGATTTTTTAGAACTCATGAAGCTCAAAAATGTCGTTAAATACAATGACGAAGATTTTTCTATTCCACCATTGTCTTCCGGACAAACAAAGAGAATGCTTTTGATTTTGAGTTTATTAGAAGAAACTCCAATCATTCTCTTGGATGAATGGGCTGCGGAACAGGACCCCTTTTTTAGAAACTATTTCTATAAAACATTGTTACCTATGCTGAAAGAAGAAGGGAAAACCATAATTGCCATAACTCATGATGACGAATATTTTGATATAGCGGATAAGGTTATAAAATTTGAATATGGTAAAATACTATAA